In a single window of the Pseudodesulfovibrio profundus genome:
- a CDS encoding mechanosensitive ion channel family protein produces MTDNWLGWSVRVLLALTVIGMMVAFLKWLKGGKGNWRDLWEAIGGPLRKQTVGIVIITSFIFLVTVLLPLVHFEVSTTKTILAILGAVWVLITAWILSMVSYMAVNIVQWKYDIETDDNLRARKVHTRVRVLQRIVVVLIWLGALAGILLQFERFRTVGTTMLASAGVLSVVLGISAQKTFGAIIAGIQVALSNPINLEDVVIVEGEWGRIEEITFTYVVVRVWDQRRLIVPVTYFLEKPFQNWTRKTAEIMGTVFLHVDYTTPIEPLREHLRQLCEEARPLWDGKTCGLQVTDSGSHDITVRALVSASNASKAWDLRCLVREGLIGFMQENYPECLPKRRFIMDQEEPVDL; encoded by the coding sequence ATGACTGACAATTGGCTTGGCTGGAGTGTGCGAGTACTACTGGCACTGACTGTCATAGGAATGATGGTTGCCTTTCTGAAATGGCTGAAAGGTGGCAAGGGAAACTGGCGTGATTTGTGGGAGGCCATCGGCGGCCCATTGCGAAAGCAAACTGTTGGCATTGTTATCATTACGTCTTTCATCTTTTTAGTGACGGTATTGCTGCCTCTGGTCCATTTTGAAGTTTCGACGACCAAAACCATATTGGCCATTTTGGGTGCTGTCTGGGTTCTCATTACCGCCTGGATTTTGAGCATGGTCTCCTACATGGCCGTCAACATCGTGCAGTGGAAGTATGACATTGAAACGGATGACAATCTTCGGGCGCGTAAAGTGCATACCCGGGTACGAGTCCTGCAGCGAATAGTTGTCGTACTCATCTGGCTTGGGGCTCTGGCTGGAATTCTTCTTCAGTTTGAACGATTCCGAACCGTTGGAACAACGATGCTTGCATCTGCCGGTGTTCTCAGTGTTGTCCTTGGTATTTCGGCTCAAAAGACCTTTGGTGCCATTATAGCAGGTATTCAGGTCGCCTTGTCCAATCCCATCAACCTGGAAGATGTGGTGATTGTAGAGGGAGAGTGGGGCCGGATTGAGGAAATTACCTTCACCTATGTGGTGGTCAGGGTATGGGATCAGCGGCGTTTGATTGTTCCCGTGACATACTTTTTGGAAAAACCGTTCCAGAACTGGACGCGAAAAACTGCGGAAATCATGGGAACGGTCTTTTTGCATGTGGATTACACAACTCCCATTGAACCTTTGCGCGAGCACCTGCGTCAGTTATGTGAAGAAGCTCGACCTTTGTGGGATGGCAAGACATGCGGTCTGCAAGTTACGGATTCGGGGTCCCATGACATAACCGTTCGAGCCTTGGTGAGTGCATCAAATGCTTCAAAGGCATGGGACCTGCGGTGTTTGGTGCGTGAAGGCCTCATTGGGTTCATGCAGGAAAACTACCCGGAATGTCTTCCCAAGCGTCGGTTTATCATGGATCAGGAAGAGCCTGTGGATTTATAG